In a genomic window of Dermochelys coriacea isolate rDerCor1 chromosome 11, rDerCor1.pri.v4, whole genome shotgun sequence:
- the CNPPD1 gene encoding protein CNPPD1 isoform X2: MGGGLPALCLTHLPARRQRARRANSSVAVALATPGDIAVELLQKAAPSPIRRLQKKYVCHVSREACISPCSMMLALVYIERLRHRNPEYLQQISSSDLFLISMMVASKYLYDEGEEEEVFNDEWGAAGKVGVQTVNTLEMNFLRAIDWSLYTDPKELFEVLSWLEGCVAKRQGTQRGWFTYTDLCALLEQSLWQHALGQFYQQVVKLACLLGVMYLTGIAAVFASVTVVHQVVYVRSAGPAALRPLLFSMDGGHPLGSGAHLAPCVTQLRDPALALPGPPSPSCSDSGSLCPAENETVEEQCCPGGGVTATALYLWGSVLTALSYTEAPGSALQTGPRQEPPLCPRCLKLRRGCSTCERSNRTSPSGPFALLAPFGLGLGPARLARRCSGCSASPSWGWHPSAAPSPQDWPDPLGLKQCSLEAAMNLGRIKTFIFPS; this comes from the exons ATGGGAGGGGGTCTCCCAGCGCTGTGCTTAACCCACCTCCCTGCGAGGCGGCAGCGAGCTCGACGGGCGAATTCTTCTGTCGCCGTAGCGCTGGCTACACCTGGGG ACATCGCTGTCGAGTTGCTCCAGAAAgccgctcccagccccatccgCAGGCTGCAGAAGAAATACGTTTGCCACGTGTCTCG GGAAGCCTGCATCTCGCCCTGCTCCATGATGCTGGCTCTGGTTTACATCGAGAGACTCCGGCACCGGAACCCTGAGTACCTACAGCAGATCTCCTCCTCGGACCTCTTCCTGATCTCCATG ATGGTTGCCAGCAAGTACCTCTATGAcgaaggagaggaggaagaggtgttCAATGACGAATGGGGTGCAGCCGGCAAGGTGGGGGTGCAGACTGTTAACACGCTGGAGATGAACTTCCTGAGAGCCATT gactggagcctctACACTGACCCCAAGGAGCTGTTTGAAGTGCTGAGCTGGCTGGAAGGATG CGTGGCAAAGAGGCAGGGCACCCAGCGTGGCTGGTTCACCTACACGGACCTGTGCGCCCTGCTGGAGCAGTCCCTCTGGCAGCATGCCCTGGGCCAGTTCTACCAGCAGGTGGTGAAG CTGGCCTGCTTGCTGGGCGTGATGTACTTGACCGGCATTGCTGCAGTCTTCGCCTCCGTCACCGTGGTGCACCAGGTCGTGTATGTGAGGAGCGCTGGCCCCGCTGCCCTCCGGCCTCTGCTGTTCTCCATGGATGGTGGGCATCCACTGGGCTCTGGGGCACATCTCGCCCCCTGCGTCACTCAGCTGCGAGATCCTGCTCTGGCACTCCCtggccccccttccccctcctgctccgATAGCGGCTCCCTTTGTCCGGCAGAGAACGAGACGGTGGAGGAGCAGTGCTGCCCTGGTGGCGGGGTGACTGCAACGGCACTGTACCTGTGGGGCAGTGTGCTGACGGCGCTGTCCTACACGGAGGCCCCAGGCTCTGCTCTGCAGACTGGTCCCCGGCAAGAGCCCCCTCTCTGCCCACGCTGCCTGAAACTCCGCAGAGGGTGCAGCACCTGTGAGAGATCCAACCGCACGAGCCCCAGTGGCCCCTTTGCCCTGCTCGCCCCCTTTGGACTCGGCCTGGGCCCCGCTCGCCTGGCACGTCGCTGCAGTGGCTGCTCggccagccccagctggggctggcatCCTtccgcagcccccagcccccaggacTGGCCCGaccccctggggctgaagcagtgCTCCTTGGAGGCAGCCATGAATCTGGGCAGAATCAAGACATTCATCTTCCCCAGCTAA
- the CNPPD1 gene encoding protein CNPPD1 isoform X1: protein MDLDGLLLDEEGTFSLSGFQEFTFLPGHQQLSERVRKRLYYGWDKDCSLDNLSSPVADIAVELLQKAAPSPIRRLQKKYVCHVSREACISPCSMMLALVYIERLRHRNPEYLQQISSSDLFLISMMVASKYLYDEGEEEEVFNDEWGAAGKVGVQTVNTLEMNFLRAIDWSLYTDPKELFEVLSWLEGCVAKRQGTQRGWFTYTDLCALLEQSLWQHALGQFYQQVVKLACLLGVMYLTGIAAVFASVTVVHQVVYVRSAGPAALRPLLFSMDGGHPLGSGAHLAPCVTQLRDPALALPGPPSPSCSDSGSLCPAENETVEEQCCPGGGVTATALYLWGSVLTALSYTEAPGSALQTGPRQEPPLCPRCLKLRRGCSTCERSNRTSPSGPFALLAPFGLGLGPARLARRCSGCSASPSWGWHPSAAPSPQDWPDPLGLKQCSLEAAMNLGRIKTFIFPS, encoded by the exons ATGGATCTGGACGGGCTCCTGCTGGACGAGGAGGGGACCTTCTCCCTGAGCGGCTTCCAGGAGTTCACG TTTCTACCAGGGCACCAGCAGCTGAGCGAGAGGGTGCGGAAGCGCTTGTATTATGGCTGGGACAAAGACTGTAGCCTGGACAATCTCTCCAGCCCGGTGGCAG ACATCGCTGTCGAGTTGCTCCAGAAAgccgctcccagccccatccgCAGGCTGCAGAAGAAATACGTTTGCCACGTGTCTCG GGAAGCCTGCATCTCGCCCTGCTCCATGATGCTGGCTCTGGTTTACATCGAGAGACTCCGGCACCGGAACCCTGAGTACCTACAGCAGATCTCCTCCTCGGACCTCTTCCTGATCTCCATG ATGGTTGCCAGCAAGTACCTCTATGAcgaaggagaggaggaagaggtgttCAATGACGAATGGGGTGCAGCCGGCAAGGTGGGGGTGCAGACTGTTAACACGCTGGAGATGAACTTCCTGAGAGCCATT gactggagcctctACACTGACCCCAAGGAGCTGTTTGAAGTGCTGAGCTGGCTGGAAGGATG CGTGGCAAAGAGGCAGGGCACCCAGCGTGGCTGGTTCACCTACACGGACCTGTGCGCCCTGCTGGAGCAGTCCCTCTGGCAGCATGCCCTGGGCCAGTTCTACCAGCAGGTGGTGAAG CTGGCCTGCTTGCTGGGCGTGATGTACTTGACCGGCATTGCTGCAGTCTTCGCCTCCGTCACCGTGGTGCACCAGGTCGTGTATGTGAGGAGCGCTGGCCCCGCTGCCCTCCGGCCTCTGCTGTTCTCCATGGATGGTGGGCATCCACTGGGCTCTGGGGCACATCTCGCCCCCTGCGTCACTCAGCTGCGAGATCCTGCTCTGGCACTCCCtggccccccttccccctcctgctccgATAGCGGCTCCCTTTGTCCGGCAGAGAACGAGACGGTGGAGGAGCAGTGCTGCCCTGGTGGCGGGGTGACTGCAACGGCACTGTACCTGTGGGGCAGTGTGCTGACGGCGCTGTCCTACACGGAGGCCCCAGGCTCTGCTCTGCAGACTGGTCCCCGGCAAGAGCCCCCTCTCTGCCCACGCTGCCTGAAACTCCGCAGAGGGTGCAGCACCTGTGAGAGATCCAACCGCACGAGCCCCAGTGGCCCCTTTGCCCTGCTCGCCCCCTTTGGACTCGGCCTGGGCCCCGCTCGCCTGGCACGTCGCTGCAGTGGCTGCTCggccagccccagctggggctggcatCCTtccgcagcccccagcccccaggacTGGCCCGaccccctggggctgaagcagtgCTCCTTGGAGGCAGCCATGAATCTGGGCAGAATCAAGACATTCATCTTCCCCAGCTAA